The Anastrepha ludens isolate Willacy chromosome 2, idAnaLude1.1, whole genome shotgun sequence genome contains a region encoding:
- the LOC128867082 gene encoding uncharacterized protein LOC128867082, giving the protein MSAFVKTRDSALNAIKRYMTKSNDEAFVLDLENVESYLQLLNEQWVRFKTAQDEVELSCGADNIDVEQTARIQAETWYVTALSQFRRVQKCRTESVANSTNPHPTVSAAIKLAKMELPSFAGNSTEWIAFYDAFVTLVDSNSSLSGGQKLHYLRSCLKGDALSIISGFQICDANYTEAWNLLKSRYKVMRVIVEAHFRAIAEIRKSTSDTADSIKNVLNAFQQHIRELKALGRPVDFWDDWLVHETVTRLSYETRKQWELSLTSDDPPTFEDLSSFLEIRCRSLSMISTPATQSWPGKPNNQKLVGKSAKVFHATADQSRCTYCNAGHRIYSCEKFRSLDANARLNFVKDFKACLNCLSTGHFKERCNSASSCRICRQRHHTLLHSSPEASTSSHVVDSPRTAAGTLPAASLLPQTAVTSASACLNSKVNPMHKPQNAVLLSTALVKVRDSADRWQNARLLFDSGSHATFITEACVQRLGLARKSSSIFVTGIGASQGGRCRGETTLFLSSRHSSECYPINALILQKITGDLPSQSLSVPEWSHIKELFLADPHFMEPGRVDILVGMDYMDRFILTELRKGPPGTPIIQKTVFGWTLCGNVDTSVPPANHIQSLHCDVHLDRALARLWELEEAPQTRYLTHEERYCEEHFESTHIRKPDGRFVVELPLKVDVPLGESRSLAVRNLLRMERRFAGDQDLWTRYNEFMQELIEMGHMEVVPKTNYAKYYMPHHAVVKESSVTTKLRVVFNASAKTTTGNSLNDALYVGPQLQEDLYSILLRFRMHKFAVTADVAKMYRQICVSAKHVDLQRIVWRSNPSLPITDYRMLRVTYGIASASHLAVKSMQQTAKQSSNTFQKAVDVILKDFYMDDLLTGASSESELKALQRNVSDILREGGFELRKWASNCTELNETIARESKNISHYTVDGNNVHALGLIWYMEEDYFTFSISLGEPPHVLTKRAFLVDASKLFDPLSLLSPATIRSKMLFQDIWRSNTGWDDPVPDTIGKVWLDHRSQLQLLSELKVNRWVGVGTIGSFTELHVFADASERAYAAVIYARTVHRDGHITIGLISSKTKVAPLKTTTLPRLELCAAHLAAKLVKAVMQSWKDFCCPLVAWTDSTITLAWLQAHPNKWETFVANRIAYIHEVLPPECWNHIRSESNPADCASRAYIINKRMKPNVSNGILNNDLKESVDVSFSHP; this is encoded by the exons ATGTCCGCATTCGTAAAAACACGTGATTCCGCGCTAAATGCTATAAAAAGGTACATGACCAAGAGCAACGACGAAGCGTTTGTGTTAGATTTAGAAAATGTCGAAAGTTATCTGCAGTTATTAAATGAACAGTGGGTACGATTTAAGACAGCCCAAGATGAAGTCGAGCTTTCTTGTGGTGCAGATAACATCGATGTCGAACAGACCGCGCGCATCCAGGCCGAGACCTGGTACGTTACAGCGCTATCACAATTTAGGCGTGTACAGAAGTGTAGAACCGAATCAGTTGCGAATTCTACAAATCCGCATCCCACCGTGTCAGCAGCAATTAAACTAGCTAAAATGGAACTTCCATCCTTCGCGGGCAATTCCACTGAGTGGATCGCCTTCTACGACGCTTTTGTTACCCTCGTAGATTCTAACTCTTCATTGTCAGGTGGTCAAAAGCTACACTACTTACGTAGCTGCTTAAAGGGTGATGCGCTTAGCATTATCAGCGGTTTCCAAATTTGCGATGCCAACTATACGGAGGCATGGAATCTTCTAAAGTCGCGATATAAAGTCATGCGAGTTATTGTCGAAGCGCACTTTCGGGCAATTGCAGAGATACGTAAATCGACGAGCGACACTGCTGACTCCATTAAGAACGTGTTGAATGCATTCCAACAACACATAAGGGAACTTAAGGCTTTAGGGCGACCAGTGGATTTTTGGGACGATTGGTTAGTACATGAAACTGTAACCAGACTCTCCTACGAAACTCGCAAACAGTGGGAGTTGTCACTCACTAGCGACGATCCTCCTACCTTCGAAGACCTTTCGTCCTTTTTGGAAATAAGGTGTCGCTCATTATCGATGATATCAACGCCGGCAACCCAGTCATGGCCAGGAAAACCGAACAATCAAAAATTGGTCGGAAAATCGGCAAAGGTTTTTCATGCCACCGCAGATCAATCGCGTTGTACGTATTGTAACGCAGGTCACAGAATTTATTCTTGTGAAAAATTCCGTAGTTTAGATGCAAACGCTAGACTCAATTTTGTGAAAGATTTCAAGGCGTGCTTAAACTGCTTAAGTACCGGACATTTTAAGGAACGCTGCAATAGCGCGTCTTCCTGTCGAATATGTCGGCAGCGCCACCATACATTGCTTCATAGTTCGCCAGAGGCATCCACCTCTTCCCACGTCGTCGACTCACCCCGCACCGCTGCAGGTACGTTACCCGCCGCTAGCTTGCTCCCGCAAACCGCTGTCACATCCGCCTCCGCTTGCCTTAATTCCAAGGTTAACCCAATGCATAAACCACAAAACGCTGTGTTGCTATCAACCGCCCTAGTAAAGGTACGTGATTCTGCTGATCGATGGCAGAATGCTCGCTTATTATTCGATTCAGGTTCTCACGCCACATTCATAACTGAGGCATGCGTACAACGTCTAGGTCTAGCTCGCAAATCTTCGTCCATATTTGTAACGGGAATTGGCGCTTCTCAGGGTGGCCGTTGCAGAGGCGAAACGACGTTATTCCTTTCTTCGCGACATTCAAGTGAATGCTACCCCATCAAtgcattaattttacaaaagatTACGGGCGATTTGCCGTCGCAGAGTTTAAGCGTTCCTGAATGGTCTCACATCAAGGAACTGTTCTTAGCTGACCCGCACTTCATGGAACCCGGCCGTGTAGACATCTTAGTGGGCATGGACTATATGGATCGATTCATTTTAACTGAGCTGCGTAAAGGCCCACCTGGCACGCCAATAATACAGAAAACAGTCTTTGGCTGGACGTTGTGTGGAAACGTAGATACATCCGTTCCACCCGCAAACCATATACAATCATTACACTGTGATGTACATTTAGATAGAGCATTGGCTAGATTGTGGGAACTTGAAGAAGCGCCGCAAACACGATATCTTACCCACGAGGAGCGGTACTGCGAAGAACATTTTGAATCAACTCATATTAGGAAGCCGGACGGACGCTTTGTAGTGGAGTTGCCACTCAAGGTCGACGTGCCATTAGGTGAATCAAGGAGTCTCGCCGTACGAAACTTATTACGCATGGAGCGCAGATTTGCCGGTGATCAGGATCTGTGGACACGCTATAACGAATTCATGCAGGAATTAATTGAAATGGGTCATATGGAGGTCGTGCCTAAAACGAACTATGCGAAATATTATATGCCACACCATGCTGTCGTAAAGGAGTCCAGCGTTACGACAAAATTGCGAGTTGTGTTTAACGCGTCTGCTAAAACCACAACGGGGAATTCCCTCAACGATGCTCTTTATGTTGGTCCTCAATTACAAGAAGACTTGTACTCCATACTTTTGCGCTTTAGAATGCACAAATTCGCAGTAACTGCAGACGTTGCAAAAATGTATCGACAAATCTGTGTTTCAGCTAAACATGTCGACTTACAACGAATTGTTTGGCGCTCTAACCCATCTCTACCTATTACAGATTACCGCATGCTACGCGTAACTTATGGAATTGCGTCCGCCTCGCATTTGGCTGTCAAATCGATGCAACAAACCGCGAAACAATCTTCCAATACTTTTCAGAAAGCAGTCGACGTAATTCTTAAAGACTTTTACATGGACGATCTTCTCACTGGTGCGTCTAGCGAGTCGGAACTTAAAGCATTGCAGCGAAATGTGTCCGATATTCTACGGGAAGGTGGGTTCGAGTTAAGAAAATGGGCGTCAAATTGTACAGAGCTAAATGAGACTATCGCTAGAGAATCCAAGAACATATCACACTACACCGTAGATGGCAACAATGTACATGCTCTGGGACTAATTTGGTATATGGAAGAGGACTATTTTACATTTTCCATTTCTCTAGGAGAACCGCCCCACGTCTTAACTAAGAGAGCATTTCTGGTCGATGCCAGcaaactttttgatccattgagtTTACTTTCACCCGCAACAATCAGGTCGAAAATGTTGTTTCAGGACATCTGGCGTTCCAACACTGGATGGGACGACCCAGTACCAGATACGATAGGCAAGGTGTGGCTTGATCATCGTTCGCAATTACAACTTTTATCTGAACTTAAGGTCAACCGTTGGGTTGGAGTCGGGACGATAGGCTCATTTACTGAGTTGCACGTTTTTGCCGACGCTTCCGAGCGCGCCTATGCCGCAGTCATATATGCGCGCACTGTACATAGGGATGGTCACATTACAATCGGCTTAATTTCATCAAAGACTAAAGTTGCCCCGCTAAAAACAACAACGCTACCTCGCCTCGAGTTGTGTGCTGCACATCTCGCCGCAAAATTGGTCAAGGCCGTCATGCAAAGTTGGAAGGATTTTTGCTGTCCACTGGTAGCATGGACAGATTCCACCATTACGTTGGCGTGGCTGCAAGCACATCCTAATAAATGGGAAACATTCGTCGCAAACCGTATCGCCTATATTCACGAGGTCCTGCCTCCCGAGTGCTGGAACCATATACGCTCTGAAAGCAATCCTGCGGACTGCGCGTCCAGAG CCTACATTATCAACAAGCGCATGAAACCCAACGTTAGCAATGGAATATTAAACAACGATCTTAAGGAATCAGTAGACGTCTCTTTCTCGCATCCATAA